A region from the Anaerobacillus sp. CMMVII genome encodes:
- a CDS encoding sulfite exporter TauE/SafE family protein: MYQFFQQISHFFSEPFMNAAYGTEHIPLLSALLLGIVGALAPCQFTGNLSAITLFGNQSLQKKAAWNETLLFILGKVVAFSSLGLIIWILGAEFQQSLIAYFPWIRKLLGPMLILIGLYLVGAFTMRWTLALWKNKSEKGGKLGAFLLGFSFSLGFCPTMFILFFIVLMPMALAVPYGVIIPSIFAFGTSIPILIAVFLIWYFGLSGAFMKKGRKIGLFVQRAAGVIIIIIGIMDTITYWELAVFI, encoded by the coding sequence ATGTATCAATTTTTTCAGCAAATAAGTCACTTTTTTAGTGAACCATTTATGAATGCAGCTTATGGGACTGAACATATACCGCTCTTATCGGCACTATTGCTTGGGATTGTAGGTGCACTTGCGCCTTGTCAATTTACTGGAAATTTAAGTGCAATTACGTTATTTGGAAACCAATCTCTACAAAAGAAAGCTGCCTGGAATGAAACATTACTTTTTATCTTAGGCAAGGTGGTTGCATTTTCAAGTTTAGGGTTAATCATTTGGATCCTTGGAGCTGAATTTCAACAATCGTTAATTGCGTATTTTCCTTGGATTAGGAAGCTGTTAGGCCCGATGTTAATCTTAATCGGTTTGTATTTAGTCGGAGCATTTACGATGCGTTGGACGTTGGCATTATGGAAGAATAAATCTGAAAAAGGTGGAAAATTAGGAGCATTCTTATTAGGGTTTAGTTTTTCCTTGGGATTTTGCCCAACGATGTTTATTTTATTTTTTATTGTGTTAATGCCGATGGCTTTAGCGGTTCCATATGGTGTCATTATTCCTAGTATTTTTGCATTTGGAACATCGATCCCGATCCTAATTGCTGTTTTCCTTATTTGGTATTTTGGCTTAAGTGGAGCTTTTATGAAGAAAGGTAGAAAAATTGGCCTGTTTGTACAGCGAGCTGCAGGGGTCATTATTATTATCATCGGAATAATGGATACAATCACATATTGGGAATTAGCGGTCTTTATTTAA